A stretch of DNA from Anopheles nili chromosome 2, idAnoNiliSN_F5_01, whole genome shotgun sequence:
AGCGATCAAATAACGTAAGATTTCAAAGCACCACGTTTGTAATTATCACCCATCAgaaatttgattgtttacaacACTACATTTATACTACATTCACCGTATATGATGTTTGGTAAATtagaattttatttccttattCCATCATTtcgaataaacaaacaaaaccaacaaaattttaaaaaaaatatgacaatCAAAGAGATTTTATGCAATGATAAACCCGTGGAAATGTGTAAAATCCATACTTTTTCACATACTTCTTCTAAATTATAGAGTGTGAAACCTGAATCTGTGTCAAATTCATACGTTTTTAAATGTATGTAAGTATGatgtataaattaaaaatacgaAAGATTGATTGATTATATGTTCTTTTTGATATTCCGACgattgataatttattttcataactAACAAATACCTTTTCACAGATGCTCATTTAAGCTTAGAAGTATAATTTTGCATCACCATGAAGTTTAATATCAAAATATTCAAAGGTGTGTATAGAATATCATCTAAGGATAAATTACATGAGTattcattcaattaaacttctatcatttttttacatgTTACTTTAAAAGGAAGCATACCAAAACGATTCATAGTGAAGATAATGATATTCGTGGCGTGTACAGCATCGTTCATGTTGCGTGTTCATATGTCGATAAATCTGCTAGCCATGATACAGCCAATTACCATCTCGACAAATAATAGCTTTATTATGCTGGACAATATCACTACAACTCTCTCGAACTTCGAAAATGTGCCGATAATCTCTAAATCACCACTCGATAACGGTTACTTCACTGCTATACCACCTGTTCCTAACTATGGATCACGCTACGATTGGACTCAAAACATGCAGAGTCACATTTTAGGAGCCTATTTCTACGGTTATTTGTTGACATCTCTTCCTGCTGGACCGCTTGCCGAGCGATATGGTCCGCAACGTTTGATCGGATACTCATTCCTGTTATGTGCTATTGTCACGGCACTATTCCCTGTCTTTGCTGCCATCGATGCCTGGATTGTAGTTATGGGACGTTTCCTGATCGGTTTACTTAGCGGATGTGTTTATCCGACTCTGCACAATGTAATATCTCGATGGATTCCGCCAAATGAAAAAAGTAAAGCGGTAGCCTGCATCGCTGGTGGCAGTACGTTTGGCACAGTAGTAACGTGGCCTGTTGCAGGGCTTTTAACAGAACATTTCGGATGGGTATATGCTTTCTATGTGCCGGCATTCCTAGCCGGTCTAATTGGAATTGTTTGGTTGTGGTTGATTGCCGATTCTCCAAGTGTGCACAAGaccataacaaaaaaagaacgcgaTCTAATAGAAACTTCATTTGGCGGTACTATATCTACTATGAAAGCCAAACCTCCATTTTGGGCGGTTGTTACATCTCTTCCATTCATCGCACTCATCCTATCACATTACAGTAGCTTTTGGGGActgaatttttttgttacacagGCTCCAAAATTTATGAACGAAGTATTGGGATTCGACATAGCCAATGCGGGCTTTTTGTCCAGCTTACCTTATTTGGCACGCATGTTCTCTGGATTCTTTTTTGGATACATTGGAGATTTATTGCGCCGTAACGAACGCATAAGCGTAACGGCACTACGCAAGTCATTCATTCtattttgtatgttttgtaATTTCTTATCGATATCTTCAGACATATTCATCATGATTTATTTAATATTTTCAGCACATTTTCTACCTGGATTTTTTCTGCTTGCACTACCCTTTATCGCGCAGAATCCCATGGTAACAGTTTCGTGTATAGTTGCATGTCTCGGCTTCAACGGTGCATCAACGATAACTAACCTGGTCAATGCACAAGATTTGGCACCAAACTTTGCTGCTACTTTGTACGGTATGATGAATTTTCTCGCAACAACAGCTGGCTTTCTAGCTCCAATGATCGTGGCAGTTTTCACGAAAGAAAAGGTAGTATAGCACATGTCTTGAATTATCAACAAGTTGTATAGAACTGATAGGTTTCTGATTTATTGTTTAACCATACCATTCTAGAGCACAATGGACGAATGGAAGTATGTGTTTCTTTTGACAGCCGGATTCTATATTATTTCCGGTATCATATTTATTCTATTTGGTTcaggaaaaacacaagaatggaatgaaatcaAGGAACAACCTCCTACAGAAACGTTTAGAAGAACTTCTAGCATTGAATTGTAATCAAAAGCAATATTTATAATAGATATTacttcaatgcaaaaaaaaatcattattattaGCCTCTTGGCGCTCACACTCCTTCAaaagacgaagaggaagaaggAACTTTTGCAGGAAAACCTTCTACAAATTATTCCCCACTAAACAATCATGActttaaaatcattttcaatACCAAAATCTGTTGAACGCCAACGTATTGTTTTTCATAGTTTTCGTAAACCCAGTAATGGAGATTATTCCACCGACAAGCAATAAAATATACTGGATATTTATAGAACGAAAATGTCTTAGATATTATTGTGCCGGATCAAAAATAACCGTTACGGCAagcaaaatgtcaaaaatatTCGTTTACTTCTATAATGAACAAGCAGATATTGATTGAATCTATTTTCTTATTAAGGAATTTGAACATGTGTGACTTTAAGTTACAGACCTTCacatacaatcgttgcttcacgaagtggacggttgtatccggtgtatttcactgtaagacatatgactctagatagtcgagattataaagaagtggtcaacctttgaatatattagaagtgattctttggagaattcaaatatagaaggctacatttcatttcacaaagcagaagaaaaataagaagaCTTTAAGTTAGCTCACATCAATAGAAATATGATTGTGTATCGTATGCTATCAAAAATCCTTGTTTTCATCCAGAATTTATATTGCTAAAAGCATTACCCGTTCGATTATGCGCTACAACAATTCTCCATCTAAGCTCTTGCCTAATCTTTAAGAaggaaataaagaagaaataatCAAAGAATCAATAAGTCAGTAGTAATACAATTTATTGATAGCTTGATTGCTGTTTCCACACCGCAGCTTAAAAATCCGTATTCgcttaaaaattcaaataatgaCCGATatggctgaaatttggcacATATGCTTCTCTCAACTTGTTGGAGCAGAATATGGAAAAACATGGGAGAACAGGATTTCATTGAACAACCCGCCGTAGGTAGGATATACTGGTCAGAGAACCGAGTGTAATAGCTTCGACGGTTGATAGATTTGTTGAAGGAGTCTATGCAAACTAGAAAATATGATGTACTGCAAATTGTATAATCTGTTTCAAGAGCGTCCGAGAAAGATGGATGGAGCAGAATAGGTGCAGATAGGAATAGAATGAATGCAGATAGAATTTGAAGAAAGACGAATAGCCACATCAATGTTTGTCAATAGTTCAGCATTTATAGTAGTAGTACCAGCATATGTAAAAATGGTGCTTAATATTGATCCGAATAAAATCGGGTAAATCAGCTAGTATTGAAAATAACTATCGGATTGTACATATTGACTAGCTATCGCTgtcattttattcatttcaagaTTAATGGgacaatataaaacaaaacattgaaCAATACTACATAGAACAAATGCTTATACGCACTCCTGAAAAGAGATATCGTAGCTACTATAGGACTTATCATCTAAACTTCGTAAAGCAACATTTTCTTCGCACAgctttttccaaccaactGAGCATATTCGGCCAAAATGGGTATGTCCTTTCCAAAAATCTTctgtatcgaaaaaaaaataaatattacatTGTGGGACAAGTTCTGTAATAATTTTTAGCATACTTACCACATAACGTGAATAAGGTATATATGATCTATCTACAAGTAAAAGTACATCCTCTAAATCTTGTTTCGTCGTGGCATTACGATCCTGCTCCGTAAGTTTATCGTTAAGTCTGCTATACTTATGAGCATCCAATTTGGACAGAATTGTATCATCAATCATATGCCAGGTATATGTTTCCGGACAGAGCAAATATGAAGgctgaaggttttttttatagcgCATCTTTGGACAGGAGTGAATGTAGAATCCCATATAATAACTTTTAATACTAGCAATTTCTTTTTGTAGAGAACGAGTGTAGGCAACCTCtctaaaataaatgtaaagaTATATTAAATGATGTACTTATTATAAAATTATACATAAGCTATCCAAGATTGAGAAACATTAAGATATCTTACCTTAGTGAACCATAAGTACCAAGTGAAAGGAACTTAAATTCTGGATCATAAAAAAAGTATACTGAGCTAACACAATACGGCAGTACATCAATTACGCCAACAGCAATCAAGCGATCGTCAAGCCAATACTGTTGGTGAAAGGTTCCAAAACCCTGCGAAGTCTACCAAAAtgtgtataaaaaaatgtctcaGAAATAGAATCTGCTAGATCAATAATCATTAACATAATAATCGTCAATAGTACATGTTAAACATTGCACACTCAAATATTCTTAATGCAATTTAGTAAAATAGCACTGCAACTAATTATGTTTTAATCAGAAGTTCGGGTTTCATCCTCCCTTCATCCATTCTACATTTTCTTTATGCAtttgcgaaatgaaaaaaagactAAAATTTTGCAgattggagaagaaaaacctaACTTACTGATATGTAAAATCAGTACGTAAAATTTAGTAGAAAGCGATATGTTTGACGTATACGAGATACAAAAAAGATgaaagtggaataaaaaacgTTTCCTTTTCCGTAATTGTACGAATAAAACATCAATTTGTTGCAGAGTTAATTTATCAAAGTGATTAATGCTGAGTGAGTGATGCTTGGGATTATAAACTAGCATACAAACGgatatttgaattttatctcaaaattttcaaaaataaaataacttaaAGTTTAACTCTTTCACAGTCCTTCAATTTGAGGAAAAGGATAAACAAATTGTCACCCGTTTTTATGTATGTTTTGAGAAAAAGTGCtccaaaaccaaaaatatagtttttttttttcattttatgctAAAACGAGATATTTGGTTCAGTGTATCAGAAAAATACtttaaaaaattgattgaaaaagcTGGTTTGCTTTCAAGATCATCGAATTCCATTTATTAAGTTCTAACATTGCTTAAATTTTCTAGTTTTCTTCGGACGGGagaaaattattgttttcacAGTTATATATTAAAGTCAGCGCGATTATATCTAGTTTATTTCCGAAGCTTTTTACCGCATttgcttctgcacgaacaaCACACTATCGTATCTTGAGTCAAACAATTtaataaatgataaaattatttcgaactattaaaaaaatataaaaattaaaacaacttCATTTGCAGAGAACCTAAACATTCACATAAAAAGATAATTACAGCGCATAAGGCGAGTAAGGTAGAATAAAGGAGAACCAAAACTGCTCGGCAAAGATAGTAAAGGGGTTAATATAGAAGTatgatttaatattattttgacGTTTTccttttaatatttatttctatACTTAAGGCGTCAGCTCCTTTTAGAGAAATTTTTTCTGGAGCTTCGACAAAATTtaaccaattttttttaaccacgaaaatatttttatcttgCCCGGTCCATTTGAATTCAAATATCGAATAAATACTTTATACTACATAAATGGATAATGGGTAGCATTATGTTGAAGTGTGATGTAGCTGATAAAtagtttgttttctatttattgAGCAgcttgaaatagaaaaaataacaatacatataaaaatagaaaaatgaaaaaaatcgtttttcaTATCTGCTCATGGCACAAATATACCAGAATTGTCAATCAATCTCAATGCATGGTTCATTTGTTATCTATTGAGCATGTTGATTGTACTGTTTTAGATACGCATTAATTGGAGTACAAAAATTGTAAGAAATATTATCTCCTTGTGTTATATCTATTACAGCTATAACAAAAATGTCAACGGATCTAGATATCAATAGTTTTCAAAAAGTTATCGTAGTTGAACGGTATAATCTCATGTACCAGAAAACaagagtgagaaaaatttaCAGCAAGTGATAACAAAATACAGTGTATAAACCACAATAAAATACCTGTAATGGCGATTTCACCAAAAAGTCCAGATAGTCTTCAATCGCACCGGGAGGATCATTATGTATAGCCGTCTGATATTTAGCATACAGAGCGTAAGAAATTTGCAAGGTTTTTTTGAATTCCGCTCCAAAAGTAGGAAGCGTCACTATCTAGTACGCGTTTAATTTatggaaaagaaacataaaaaacgaagagaaaataTTAGCTAGTACTATGAATATTCACCTTTAATGGGGTCATGACAAGGAAACGTTTAAAACGGTCCATGGACAGTTTGGATGACGGATCATTGTGAATGTTTTGCTGGTATAAGCTGTACAACTTGAATGTAGCAGCAGTTGCACCATCACAAGAGAGAACATATTTTACCTATAAA
This window harbors:
- the LOC128725118 gene encoding putative inorganic phosphate cotransporter, encoding KGSIPKRFIVKIMIFVACTASFMLRVHMSINLLAMIQPITISTNNSFIMLDNITTTLSNFENVPIISKSPLDNGYFTAIPPVPNYGSRYDWTQNMQSHILGAYFYGYLLTSLPAGPLAERYGPQRLIGYSFLLCAIVTALFPVFAAIDAWIVVMGRFLIGLLSGCVYPTLHNVISRWIPPNEKSKAVACIAGGSTFGTVVTWPVAGLLTEHFGWVYAFYVPAFLAGLIGIVWLWLIADSPSVHKTITKKERDLIETSFGGTISTMKAKPPFWAVVTSLPFIALILSHYSSFWGLNFFVTQAPKFMNEVLGFDIANAGFLSSLPYLARMFSGFFFGYIGDLLRRNERISVTALRKSFILFSHFLPGFFLLALPFIAQNPMVTVSCIVACLGFNGASTITNLVNAQDLAPNFAATLYGMMNFLATTAGFLAPMIVAVFTKEKSTMDEWKYVFLLTAGFYIISGIIFILFGSGKTQEWNEIKEQPPTETFRRTSSIEL